The DNA segment GTCACCAGTCGACCGAGCGTTCGAAGGTCAGTAGGACACGATGCCCCAGGAGGTCTTCCCGGGTGAAGGCCCGGCCCTGGAGATCGTGGAGCGTGAGCGGCGGCAACGTCTGACCGACGGCGAGCTCGCTCACGAGGTCCGCCCGCACCCGGTTCTCCGGTCCGCGCGCCATGCCCTCCACCGAAGGCAGGAGGAAGTTCAGCACGAGCAGTCCGCCGATCGCGAGGCTCGCGAGTCCGCGCAGGATCATGCGCTTTCTCCTTCGGGTACCGGTCCGCGGAGACAGCTCTCGGCGACGGTGGGTTTGGTCCAGATCAGAGCGAGGGCGATCAGCAGGAAGCCCGTGACCTCCCCGCGTAGCGCCTCGCCGGCGAATTCGTAGTAGTCGCCGATGATCCAGGCGACGAGTCGGATCACCGCCATCAATACCAGCGCGACGATCGTCATCGTCCCGACCGAGCGCGACGCCCACGGATCCCGTGCGGCCCCGATCAAGCCACCGGACCAGCCGACGAGCGCGCAGCCGGCGAAGGCGACGAAGTAGTGACCGATGGGACCGGTCGTCACCAGCGGCGTCGAATGCGGTCGCTGATAGAGAAAGAAGGAGAGGATCAGCGCCATCCCGAACAGGAAGAACGCGATCCCCAGCGATCCCATCAGCACGCGGTAGAGGCGCACACGATTCATCGCCCGGTATGATACCGCGCAACGAGCACAGGAACTCCCGTCTGGTGGTGAACGACCCCGATCAAAGCAAGACCGAAGCGCCTCCGCCGTCGAACGACGGTACGAAGCCCGAGACGACGCTGCTCCTGCTGCGCTTCAGCGGCGATCTGACCACGAAGGCCGACGCCACGCGACGCCGGATGACGTCGCGCCTCGTCGAGAACCTGCGCACCAGCCTCAAGAGCAGCGGCCGCGCAGGAAAGGTCGTGAAGGAGCGGAATCGCCTCTTCGTCTCCCTGGAGACGACCCACGATCCGACGCTCCCGGACGACGACGCCATGGCCGCGCGCTTCTCCCGGGTATTCGGAATCCAGTCCGTCTCGATCACCCACGCGATCCCGTGGTCCGACCAGGACGAAGTGGTGCGCGAGGGTGAGGCCTTCGGCGCGCCCTATGTCCGGAATCGGAGCTTCGCGATCCGCGCGCGTCGGGTCGGCGAGAAGAGCAGCATCCCGATCAGCACGACCGCCGTCGAGCGCGCGCTCGGCGCAGCACTCCTGCCGCTCGCGACCCGCGTCGATCTGGGAAACCCCGAAGCCGTCGTCTTCGTCGAGATCGATCCCGATCAGGCCTACTACTTCTCCGCGAAGGAGCCGGGCGTCGGCGGCCTCCCCCTCGGAACGGAGGGCCGCGCCGTCAGCCTCCTCTCCGGGGGCTTCGACTCCCCCGTCGCCTCCTGGCGGCTGCTCCGCCGCGGCGTCGCCCTCGACTACGTGTTCTGCAACCTCGGTGGCCGACAGCACGAGCTCGAGACGCTGCAGATCGCGAAGTGCCTCGCCGACCGCTGGCAGGCGGGGACGCGCCCGCGCTTCCACTCGGTCGACTTCGACCCGGTCAGCCGCGAGATCCAGGAGAAGGTCACGACCCGCTACTGGCAGATCATCCTCAAGCGGCTGATGTTGCGCGCCGCGGAGGCCGTCGCGGCGCGCTGGGAAGCCTCCGCGATCGTGACCGGCGAGGCGATCGGACAGGTCTCCTCCCAGACGCTGCAGAATCTCTCCGTGATCGAAGCCGGCGCGCAGCTTCCGATCCTTCGACCGCTCGTCGGCAACAACAAGGAAGAGATCATCGCGGAAGCCCGACGCGTGGGGACCCACGACCTGTCGGCCAAGGTCGGGGAGTACTGCGCGATCGTCCCGTCCAGGCCGGCGACCCATGCGCGTCTCGAGGACATCCTCGAGGAAGAGGCCAAGCTCGATCCGGGCGTGCTCGAAGAGGCCCTCGCCTCGCGCACCCACTACGGGCTCACCGAGGTCGACCTGGCGGCGTGGGACGCGGAGGCGCTGTCGGCCCGTGAGATCGGCCCGGCGGACACGGTGATCGACCTCCGGCCGAAGGCGGCGTATGCGACCTGGCACTACCCCGACGCGCTCTTCCTCGACTTTCCGAACGCGCTCCGCGCCTACGCATCGTTCGACCCCGCCCAGAGCTACGTGCTCTACTGCGAATTCGGGCTGAAGAGCGCGCACCTCGCCGATCTCATGCGACGCCAGGGGCTGAAGGCGAGCCACGTCTCGGGCGGGCTCCGCGAAGTGCGCCGCATGGCCGAGGCGCGAACGACCTAGCGTTCCGCGGCCTCGGCTTCGGCCGCGGAATCGAGACACGCCTCGCAGACACAGCTCGCCCCGCCGTCCCGTTCGGTCGCGCGCTTCGTGATCGAATCCGGGAAGACCCGCGAGACGCACCAGCAGGGCTCGTCGACGTCCTCCCCCTGCGCCCGCCGCTCCATCACGCAGGCGTTCGGTCCACCGCAGAGCACGCAGCGACTGCGGTCGATCTCGAGATCGACGATCTTGCGCGGCAAGGGGATTCCTCCACGGGATCGGGCCCCGGAACGTCGAGAATACCTCGGGATCAGCGCCGCTTCGCGGCCTCCATCTCCCGCAGCAGCTCGCGGCGCTCCTCGACGCTCATCTCGCGCAGGCGCTTCATCTGCTCGCGCGCCTCCTGGCGTTCGGCCTCGGACATATCGCGCCAGCGTCGGCGATTGCGTTCGAAGCGCTCGATCTCCCCCGATCGGCCCTGGATCATCGCCTCGAGCTCGTCGACGAAGGCCTTCCGTTCCGCCGGTTCGAGGTCGTCGATCCCACGAAGCCGCTGCCGGAGCGCCTTCCGTTCCTCCGCCGGGAGCGTCGCGGCGGCGCGCAGCAGCGCCAGGCGCTCGATCGGCGAGAACTCGGGCAGCGCCCGCTCGAGGGCGCGCATCCGCCGCCCCGCGCGGCGTCGTTCGCGCGGGGACGCATCCTCCAAGCGCTTCCGGACCTCCGCGCGCATCGCGCGCCGCTCCACCGGCGTCGCCTTCTGCCAGCGCTCGATCATGTTCGCGCGGTCGGGTCGCGCCGTCGGCGCCGTTTCCTCGGACCCCGCCGCGGCGGCGACCGTGAGCGCGAAGAACCCGGCCAGCAGGAAGGTGACCGCCCACGCGCGTACGAGGCGCCTTCGCTCCGTCGCGCTCATCCTCGCTCCCCCTCTTCGCGGCTCGCCATGAAGTCGAGCAGGTCGAGCTCCGAAATCACGGGCAGGTCCGCGTTGTCGACCCCCGGCACGAAGTCCGGACCCTCGCCGTAGCCGAGGGCGATCGCGAGCTCGGGGTCGAAATCCGGATCTCCGTCTTCCAGGCCGAAGGGATCGACCGCCTCGGGCGTCGCGACGACGACCCCCTCCCGGACAGGCGAT comes from the bacterium genome and includes:
- the thiI gene encoding tRNA 4-thiouridine(8) synthase ThiI translates to MNDPDQSKTEAPPPSNDGTKPETTLLLLRFSGDLTTKADATRRRMTSRLVENLRTSLKSSGRAGKVVKERNRLFVSLETTHDPTLPDDDAMAARFSRVFGIQSVSITHAIPWSDQDEVVREGEAFGAPYVRNRSFAIRARRVGEKSSIPISTTAVERALGAALLPLATRVDLGNPEAVVFVEIDPDQAYYFSAKEPGVGGLPLGTEGRAVSLLSGGFDSPVASWRLLRRGVALDYVFCNLGGRQHELETLQIAKCLADRWQAGTRPRFHSVDFDPVSREIQEKVTTRYWQIILKRLMLRAAEAVAARWEASAIVTGEAIGQVSSQTLQNLSVIEAGAQLPILRPLVGNNKEEIIAEARRVGTHDLSAKVGEYCAIVPSRPATHARLEDILEEEAKLDPGVLEEALASRTHYGLTEVDLAAWDAEALSAREIGPADTVIDLRPKAAYATWHYPDALFLDFPNALRAYASFDPAQSYVLYCEFGLKSAHLADLMRRQGLKASHVSGGLREVRRMAEARTT
- a CDS encoding cysteine-rich CWC family protein, with amino-acid sequence MPRKIVDLEIDRSRCVLCGGPNACVMERRAQGEDVDEPCWCVSRVFPDSITKRATERDGGASCVCEACLDSAAEAEAAER
- a CDS encoding DUF3106 domain-containing protein; amino-acid sequence: MSATERRRLVRAWAVTFLLAGFFALTVAAAAGSEETAPTARPDRANMIERWQKATPVERRAMRAEVRKRLEDASPRERRRAGRRMRALERALPEFSPIERLALLRAAATLPAEERKALRQRLRGIDDLEPAERKAFVDELEAMIQGRSGEIERFERNRRRWRDMSEAERQEAREQMKRLREMSVEERRELLREMEAAKRR